The Setaria italica strain Yugu1 chromosome IX, Setaria_italica_v2.0, whole genome shotgun sequence genome has a window encoding:
- the LOC101777850 gene encoding UDP-glucuronic acid decarboxylase 1 — translation MKQLHRQSSMSKQHRPHHHRTSLSRTLASYLLREKRLLFVLLGFLLASSFFLLYPSLTQHRAAGSSSATNIAVAVARKIPRGGVRRLPVGVRKPSLRVVVTGGAGFVGSHLVDKLLARGDSVIVVDNFFTGRKDNVAHHLGNPRFELIRHDVVEPILLEVDQIYHLACPASPVHYKFNPIKTIKTNVMGTLNMLGLAKRVGARFLLTSTSEVYGDPLEHPQKESYWGHVNPIGVRSCYDEGKRTAETLTMDYHRGAGVEVRIARIFNTYGPRMCLDDGRVVSNFVAQALRKQPMTVYGDGIQTRSFQYVSDLVDGLVTLMESDHIGPFNLGNPGEFTMLELAQVVKETIDPGASVEFKPNTADDPQMRKPDISKAKALLNWEPKISLKQGLPRMVSDFQKRIMDEK, via the exons ATGAAGCAGCTGCACCGGCAGTCGAGCATGAGCAAGCAGCACCGGCCGCACCACCACCGCACCTCACTCTCCCGCACCCTCGCCTCCTACCTCCTCCGGGAGAAGCGcctcctcttcgtcctcctcggcttcctcctcgcctcttccttcttcctcctctacccGTCCCTCACCCAGCAtcgcgccgccggctcctcctccgctaccaacatcgccgtcgccgtcgcccgaaaaatcccccgcggcggcgtgcgccgccTACCCGTAGGCGTCAGGAAACCCTCCCTGCGCGTCGTCGTCACCGGCGGCGCTGGGTTCGTCGGGAGCCACCTCGTCGACAAGCTCCTCGCCCGTGGGGACAGCGTCATCGTCGTCGACAACTTCTTCACGGGCCGCAAGGACAACGTCGCGCACCACCTCGGAAACCCGCGATTCGAGCTCATCCGCCACGACGTCGTCGAGCCAATCCTCCTCGAGGTGGACCAGATCTACCACCTCGCCTGCCCCGCATCCCCCGTGCACTACAAATTCAACCCCATCAAGACCATC AAGACAAATGTCATGGGGACCTTGAACATGCTTGGACTGGCTAAGAGGGTTGGGGCCCGGTTCTTGCTGACTAGTACCAGTGAGGTGTATGGTGATCCACTTGAGCATCCACAGAAGGAGAGCTACTGGGGCCATGTAAATCCCATAG GTGTTAGGAGCTGTTATGACGAGGGGAAGAGAACAGCAGAAACTCTTACCATGGATTATCATCGTGGTGCTGGTGTGGAG GTGAGGATTGCTCGCATATTCAACACATATGGCCCTCGTATGTGTTTAGATGATGGTCGAGTTGTTAGCAACTTTGTTGCACAG GCTCTGCGGAAACAACCAATGACAGTATATGGTGATGGAATACAGACTCGGAGCTTTCAATATGTTTCAGATTTG GTTGATGGGTTGGTAACTCTGATGGAAAGTGACCATATTGGACCTTTCAACTTGGGAAATCCTGGAGAATTTACAATGCTGGAGCTTGCACAG GTGGTAAAAGAAACAATCGACCCTGGCGCATCTGTCGAGTTCAAACCCAACACTGCAGATGATCCACAAATGAGAAAACCTGACATCTCTAAGGCCAAAGCTCTTCTCAATTGGGAGCCCAAAATCTCGCTGAAACAAGGCCTGCCGCGTATGGTCTCGGACTTCCAGAAACGTATAATGGATGAGAAATGA
- the LOC101776751 gene encoding uncharacterized protein LOC101776751 isoform X1 — MASIARGRSRRRESDGSSERNAARSTVTSPDHHGVVPSRKQATCPGILSDSMFAAVNRQSKSRKGSAVPMKMLIDEEFSNDVNARHISPGAVGRLMGLDSLPSSGTHNQHIYTRSHAPKTSPVGFHDRDGLHESIPHRRSADDIIDVFEVMEATKTKMHRSPRSKNGNTSSRSDKTDSADIDFIRQKFIDAKRLSTDESLHMSEEFNETLDALVSNRDVLLEFLQKFDPVVRRDLHKRDSPSSTANCITILKPSRRNQSTATESNFSEQKEVKHSLRKPYPNVSYQSLKEESGSLRQKLSRSGHHENAGNQGCPTRIVVLKPSLEKPHDVEGALPLHHEISHSDYRKHKEYQDVGRWSPYTEDYMCQVPLGDSETLGRMGKGSREIAREITKQMRAARGGSRKHVVNSETITFASDERSQFLSSVSKHKTPEAIHRSSEICDVWPSSSFNSSPTYSAETSVSKEAKRHLSNRWKKTHQCQDQVTDSDGFSTLGDVLALSDQEASKVATHKMACRKCPKGEVQSDRMQGSCIYPLGISSNDGWRDTAASKLTRSKSLPPSFIRGVQKSNNRKRAGSVRYNEFSMLKDVLKVGPHYSEYACRGRQRQSLGRDSTIHGDESDLMSPDNEETMVVEREIHVNYEEPVNITAVPDTSEQSLHPANLDHELDAVGVLATSSAIPGSNRTPLSSTAQNQQMLKQTAAAALDECLLDPNLDEIKFSIQDEPIEYHQADDYPTIYDPMIESDSLVGIDHRQGDGNQTLCIPPNGSESPTSSNKDDQQSPVSVLESSMDAEDVYSGDFEKISADLQELRMQLRLLKRETTDGGDDTELFILSDNETACQPLPEMEESHAFRDEEEGDFSYVLDMLTGLGIHAANQDELLENCYLLECPAGADLYDELENKYSSLILWPPAERKLLFDITSAVLRDIITSLMQSCSKGLLRMCLPGWDHEEFAEMVWQRVVQLRQEMVFNQESLLLSVEWASSEDGAYLVGSDIGCILQEDLLEEIIADFLGVAKSTKLCG; from the exons ATGGCGAGCATTGCGCGAGGCAGATCGCGGCGGAGAGAGAGCGACGGGTCGTCGGAGCGGAATGCGGCGCGCTCCACCGTTACCAGCCCCGATCACCACG GAGTTGTGCCTTCTAGGAAACAAGCAACTTGTCCAGGGATACTATCTGATTCTATG TTTGCTGCGGTTAACAGGCAAAGTAAATCAAGAAAAGGCAGTGCTGTACCAATGAAAATGCTAATAGACGAAGAATTCTCAAATGATGTCAATGCTAGGCACATTTCACCAGGTGCTGTAGGGAGGTTAATGGGTCTTGATTCGCTGCCTTCATCTGGAACCCATAACCAGCATATATATACCCGAAGTCATGCACCAAAGACTTCACCTGTTGGTTTTCATGATCGAGATGGTTTACATGAAAGCATTCCACACAGGAGAAGTGCAGATGATATAATTGATGTTTTCGAAGTTATGGAGGCCACAAAAACAAAGATGCACCGGAGCCCAAGATCTAAAAATGGAAATACAAGTTCCAGATCTGACAAGACTGACAGTGCTGATATAGATTTCATAAGGCAGAAATTTATAGATGCCAAGCGTCTTTCTACTGATGAATCCCTTCATATGTCAGAAGAATTTAATGAGACACTTGATGCATTAGTATCTAACAGGGATGTTTTGTTGGAATTTCTTCAAAAATTTGATCCTGTTGTCAGAAGGGACCTGCATAAGCGTGATTCTCCATCCTCTACCGCAAACTGCATAACGATATTGAAGCCATCTCGAAGAAATCAAAGTACTGCCACTGAGAGCAACTTCAGTGAGCAAAAGGAAGTGAAACATTCTTTGAGGAAGCCATATCCTAACGTGTCCTATCAATCCCTAAAAGAAGAGTCTGGTTCATTGAGGCAGAAACTGTCAAGGTCTGGTCACCATGAAAATGCTGGAAATCAAGGCTGTCCCACCCGGATTGTTGTCTTGAAGCCAAGTCTTGAGAAACCCCATGATGTTGAAGGAGCCCTTCCCCTGCATCATGAAATCTCTCATTCTGATTATAGGAAGCACAAAGAATATCAGGATGTTGGTAGATGGAGTCCGTATACTGAAGATTACATGTGTCAGGTGCCCCTTGGAGATTCTGAAACATTAGGCCGTATGGGGAAGGGATCTAGAGAAATTGCTAGGGAGATCACCAAACAAATGAGAGCTGCTAGGGGTGGAAGTAGGAAACATGTTGTCAACTCAGAGACCATAACTTTTGCTTCAGATGAAAGGTCACAGTTCCTGTCATCTGTTTCTAAGCACAAGACTCCAGAGGCAATTCATAGATCTTCTGAGATATGTGATGTTTGGCCTTCTTCCAGCTTCAACTCTTCACCAACATATTCAGCTGAAACATCAGTAAGCAAGGAAGCAAAGAGACACCTCTCTAACAGATGGAAGAAGACCCATCAGTGTCAGGATCAAGTAACTGATAGTGATGGCTTCAGCACACTTGGGGATGTGCTTGCTCTCTCAGATCAGGAAGCATCAAAAGTTGCTACCCACAAAATGGCATGCAGGAAATGTCCCAAGGGAGAAGTTCAGAGTGATAGAATGCAAGGCTCATGCATCTATCCTCTTGGCATCAGCAGCAATGATGGATGGAGAGACACGGCTGCTAGTAAATTGACAAGGTCCAAATCTCTTCCACCATCCTTCATCCGCGGAGTTCAAAAGTCGAACAATAGAAAACGAGCTGGTAGTGTTAGGTATAATGAGTTTTCGATGCTTAAAGATGTTCTGAAGGTGGGACCGCACTATTCTGAGTATGCATGTCGTGGCAGGCAAAGACAATCTCTGGGTAGAGATTCTACAATACATGGTGATGAATCTGATCTGATGTCTCCAGATAATGAGGAAACAATGGTAGTTGAACGTGAGATACATGTAAATTACGAGGAGCCAGTTAATATTACTGCCGTGCCAGATACATCTGAACAGTCACTGCATCCTGCAAATCTTGACCATGAACTAGATGCAGTAGGTGTTCTGGCTACCAGTTCTGCAATCCCTGGCAGTAATAGAACACCTCTTTCTTCTACTGCACAGAACCAGCAAATGCTTAAacagacagcagcagcagcattagATGAATGCCTTCTCGACCCTAATCTTGATGAGATTAAG TTTTCAATTCAGGATGAGCCGATTGAATACCATCAAGCTGATGATTACCCAACCATTTATGATCCCATGATAGAATCAGATTCTCTTGTGGGGATTGATCATCGCCAAGGGGATGGCAATCAAACCCTTTGTATTCCACCTAATGGATCCGAATCGCCAACAAGCTCAAACAAAGATGACCAGCAAAGTCCAGTGTCTGTTCTTGAATCTTCCATGGACGCTGAAGATGTTTACTCAGGAGATTTTGAGAAAATTAGCGCAGATCTTCAAG AGCTCAGAATGCAACTTCGGCTTCTCAAGAGGGAGACTACGGATGGTGGAGATGACACTGAGCTTTTTATATTGAGTGACAATGAGACAGCATGTCAGCCTCTTCCTGAAATGGAGGAATCCCATGCTTTTAGGGATGAAGAAGAGGGGGATTTCTCCTACGTGCTTGATATGCTTACTGGTTTGGGCATTCATGCTGCCAACCAGGATGAGCTGCTTGAAAACTGCTACTTACTGGAGTGTCCTGCAGGCGCTGATTTATATGATGAACTTGAAAACAAGTACAGCAGCCTCATTTTATGGCCACCAGCTGAGAGGAAGCTATTGTTTGACATCACAAGTGCTGTTCTCAGGGATATAATCACCTCTCTAATGCAGAGTTGCTCAAAGGGATTGTTGAGGATGTGCTTGCCTGGTTGGGACCATGAAGAGTTTGCTGAGATGGTGTGGCAAAGGGTGGTCCAGCTACGGCAAGAGATGGTGTTTAATCAGGAAAGCCTACTCTTGAGTGTTGAGTGGGCTAGTTCTGAAGACGGTGCCTATCTGGTTGGGAGCGATATTGGTTGTATCTTGCAAGAAGATCTCCTAGAGGAAATCATAGCTGACTTCTTGGGGGTGGCTAAATCCACCAAGCTCTGTGGCTAG
- the LOC101777439 gene encoding dirigent protein 24, whose protein sequence is MATRNAVQAVRAALYLALALAVANCAFAGRVLDEQPQPAAPAEAPLPDDPLPAPTDPPTDPVVVAPAAGPAAAGAAGAATAGAAATGNAAGAASGGAAAANVGAAGAGAGDHPLTFFMHDILGGSQPSGRIVTGVVASAAANGQLPFARPNTNIFPIQGAVPLPQGATSLINGNNAPYVAGLGGTSGGGVLVQNNGNPVNGGNKNIPFVNAGDLPSGVTLQNLLFGTTTVIDDELTEGHELGAGVIGRAQGFYVASSQDGTSKTIVLTAMFEGPDAPHGDTLSFFGVHRMAAPESHIAIIGGTGKYENAKGFAAIQTLHPGDEHTTDGVETLLQFNIHLI, encoded by the coding sequence ATGGCCACCAGGAACGCGGTGCaagccgtcagggcggcgctgTACCTGGCGCTCGCGCTCGCCGTGGCGAACTGCGCGTTCGCCGGCCGCGTCCTCGACGAGCAGCCTCAGCCTGCCGCTCCAGCGGAGGCTCCCCTGCCTGACGACCCGCTGCCCGCCCCCACGGACCCCCCCACCGACCCAGTGGTGGTGGCGCCAGCGGCCGGCCCAGCAGCCGCGGGCGCCGCGGGGGCTGCGACTGCCGGTGCCGCCGCGACGGGCAACGCCGCAGGAGCTGCCAGCGGTGGCGCTGCAGCTGCGAACGTCGgagccgccggcgcgggcgcgggtgaCCACCCGCTGACGTTCTTCATGCACGACATCCTGGGGGGCTCGCAGCCGTCGGGGCGCATCGTGACCGGCGTggtggcgagcgcggcggccaaCGGGCAGCTCCCGTTCGCGCGCCCCAACACCAACATCTTCCCGATCCAGGGCGCGGTGCCGCTGCCGCAGGGCGCCACCAGCCTCATCAACGGCAACAACGCCCCCTACGTCGCGGGGCTCGGCGgcacctccggcggcggcgtcctcgtccAGAACAACGGCAACCCCGTCAACGGCGGCAACAAGAACATCCCCTTCGTCAACGCCGGGGACCTCCCCTCGGGCGTCACGCTCCAGAACCTCCTCTTCGGCACCACCACCGTCATCGACGACGAGCTCACCGAGGGCCACGAgctcggcgccggggtcatcggcaGGGCGCAGGGGTTCTACGTCGCCAGCTCACAGGACGGCACCAGCAAGACCATCGTGCTCACGGCCATGTTCGAGGGCCCCGACGCGCCGCACGGCGACACGCTCAGCTTCTTCGGGGTCCACCGGATGGCCGCGCCCGAGTCACACATCGCCATCATCGGGGGCACAGGCAAGTACGAGAACGCCAAGGGATTCGCCGCCATCCAGACGCTGCACCCCGGCGACGAGCACACCACCGACGGCGTCGAGACCCTGCTCCAGTTCAACATCCACCTCATTTGA
- the LOC101776751 gene encoding uncharacterized protein LOC101776751 isoform X2, with amino-acid sequence MASIARGRSRRRESDGSSERNAARSTVTSPDHHGVVPSRKQATCPGILSDSMFAAVNRQSKSRKGSAVPMKMLIDEEFSNDVNARHISPGAVGRLMGLDSLPSSGTHNQHIYTRSHAPKTSPVGFHDRDGLHESIPHRRSADDIIDVFEVMEATKTKMHRSPRSKNGNTSSRSDKTDSADIDFIRQKFIDAKRLSTDESLHMSEEFNETLDALVSNRDVLLEFLQKFDPVVRRDLHKRDSPSSTANCITILKPSRRNQSTATESNFSEQKEVKHSLRKPYPNVSYQSLKEESGSLRQKLSRSGHHENAGNQGCPTRIVVLKPSLEKPHDVEGALPLHHEISHSDYRKHKEYQDVGRWSPYTEDYMCQVPLGDSETLGRMGKGSREIAREITKQMRAARGGSRKHVVNSETITFASDERSQFLSSVSKHKTPEAIHRSSEICDVWPSSSFNSSPTYSAETSVSKEAKRHLSNRWKKTHQCQDQVTDSDGFSTLGDVLALSDQEASKVATHKMACRKCPKGEVQSDRMQGSCIYPLGISSNDGWRDTAASKLTRSKSLPPSFIRGVQKSNNRKRAGSVRYNEFSMLKDVLKVGPHYSEYACRGRQRQSLGRDSTIHGDESDLMSPDNEETMVVEREIHVNYEEPVNITAVPDTSEQSLHPANLDHELDAVGVLATSSAIPGSNRTPLSSTAQNQQMLKQTAAAALDECLLDPNLDEIKDEPIEYHQADDYPTIYDPMIESDSLVGIDHRQGDGNQTLCIPPNGSESPTSSNKDDQQSPVSVLESSMDAEDVYSGDFEKISADLQELRMQLRLLKRETTDGGDDTELFILSDNETACQPLPEMEESHAFRDEEEGDFSYVLDMLTGLGIHAANQDELLENCYLLECPAGADLYDELENKYSSLILWPPAERKLLFDITSAVLRDIITSLMQSCSKGLLRMCLPGWDHEEFAEMVWQRVVQLRQEMVFNQESLLLSVEWASSEDGAYLVGSDIGCILQEDLLEEIIADFLGVAKSTKLCG; translated from the exons ATGGCGAGCATTGCGCGAGGCAGATCGCGGCGGAGAGAGAGCGACGGGTCGTCGGAGCGGAATGCGGCGCGCTCCACCGTTACCAGCCCCGATCACCACG GAGTTGTGCCTTCTAGGAAACAAGCAACTTGTCCAGGGATACTATCTGATTCTATG TTTGCTGCGGTTAACAGGCAAAGTAAATCAAGAAAAGGCAGTGCTGTACCAATGAAAATGCTAATAGACGAAGAATTCTCAAATGATGTCAATGCTAGGCACATTTCACCAGGTGCTGTAGGGAGGTTAATGGGTCTTGATTCGCTGCCTTCATCTGGAACCCATAACCAGCATATATATACCCGAAGTCATGCACCAAAGACTTCACCTGTTGGTTTTCATGATCGAGATGGTTTACATGAAAGCATTCCACACAGGAGAAGTGCAGATGATATAATTGATGTTTTCGAAGTTATGGAGGCCACAAAAACAAAGATGCACCGGAGCCCAAGATCTAAAAATGGAAATACAAGTTCCAGATCTGACAAGACTGACAGTGCTGATATAGATTTCATAAGGCAGAAATTTATAGATGCCAAGCGTCTTTCTACTGATGAATCCCTTCATATGTCAGAAGAATTTAATGAGACACTTGATGCATTAGTATCTAACAGGGATGTTTTGTTGGAATTTCTTCAAAAATTTGATCCTGTTGTCAGAAGGGACCTGCATAAGCGTGATTCTCCATCCTCTACCGCAAACTGCATAACGATATTGAAGCCATCTCGAAGAAATCAAAGTACTGCCACTGAGAGCAACTTCAGTGAGCAAAAGGAAGTGAAACATTCTTTGAGGAAGCCATATCCTAACGTGTCCTATCAATCCCTAAAAGAAGAGTCTGGTTCATTGAGGCAGAAACTGTCAAGGTCTGGTCACCATGAAAATGCTGGAAATCAAGGCTGTCCCACCCGGATTGTTGTCTTGAAGCCAAGTCTTGAGAAACCCCATGATGTTGAAGGAGCCCTTCCCCTGCATCATGAAATCTCTCATTCTGATTATAGGAAGCACAAAGAATATCAGGATGTTGGTAGATGGAGTCCGTATACTGAAGATTACATGTGTCAGGTGCCCCTTGGAGATTCTGAAACATTAGGCCGTATGGGGAAGGGATCTAGAGAAATTGCTAGGGAGATCACCAAACAAATGAGAGCTGCTAGGGGTGGAAGTAGGAAACATGTTGTCAACTCAGAGACCATAACTTTTGCTTCAGATGAAAGGTCACAGTTCCTGTCATCTGTTTCTAAGCACAAGACTCCAGAGGCAATTCATAGATCTTCTGAGATATGTGATGTTTGGCCTTCTTCCAGCTTCAACTCTTCACCAACATATTCAGCTGAAACATCAGTAAGCAAGGAAGCAAAGAGACACCTCTCTAACAGATGGAAGAAGACCCATCAGTGTCAGGATCAAGTAACTGATAGTGATGGCTTCAGCACACTTGGGGATGTGCTTGCTCTCTCAGATCAGGAAGCATCAAAAGTTGCTACCCACAAAATGGCATGCAGGAAATGTCCCAAGGGAGAAGTTCAGAGTGATAGAATGCAAGGCTCATGCATCTATCCTCTTGGCATCAGCAGCAATGATGGATGGAGAGACACGGCTGCTAGTAAATTGACAAGGTCCAAATCTCTTCCACCATCCTTCATCCGCGGAGTTCAAAAGTCGAACAATAGAAAACGAGCTGGTAGTGTTAGGTATAATGAGTTTTCGATGCTTAAAGATGTTCTGAAGGTGGGACCGCACTATTCTGAGTATGCATGTCGTGGCAGGCAAAGACAATCTCTGGGTAGAGATTCTACAATACATGGTGATGAATCTGATCTGATGTCTCCAGATAATGAGGAAACAATGGTAGTTGAACGTGAGATACATGTAAATTACGAGGAGCCAGTTAATATTACTGCCGTGCCAGATACATCTGAACAGTCACTGCATCCTGCAAATCTTGACCATGAACTAGATGCAGTAGGTGTTCTGGCTACCAGTTCTGCAATCCCTGGCAGTAATAGAACACCTCTTTCTTCTACTGCACAGAACCAGCAAATGCTTAAacagacagcagcagcagcattagATGAATGCCTTCTCGACCCTAATCTTGATGAGATTAAG GATGAGCCGATTGAATACCATCAAGCTGATGATTACCCAACCATTTATGATCCCATGATAGAATCAGATTCTCTTGTGGGGATTGATCATCGCCAAGGGGATGGCAATCAAACCCTTTGTATTCCACCTAATGGATCCGAATCGCCAACAAGCTCAAACAAAGATGACCAGCAAAGTCCAGTGTCTGTTCTTGAATCTTCCATGGACGCTGAAGATGTTTACTCAGGAGATTTTGAGAAAATTAGCGCAGATCTTCAAG AGCTCAGAATGCAACTTCGGCTTCTCAAGAGGGAGACTACGGATGGTGGAGATGACACTGAGCTTTTTATATTGAGTGACAATGAGACAGCATGTCAGCCTCTTCCTGAAATGGAGGAATCCCATGCTTTTAGGGATGAAGAAGAGGGGGATTTCTCCTACGTGCTTGATATGCTTACTGGTTTGGGCATTCATGCTGCCAACCAGGATGAGCTGCTTGAAAACTGCTACTTACTGGAGTGTCCTGCAGGCGCTGATTTATATGATGAACTTGAAAACAAGTACAGCAGCCTCATTTTATGGCCACCAGCTGAGAGGAAGCTATTGTTTGACATCACAAGTGCTGTTCTCAGGGATATAATCACCTCTCTAATGCAGAGTTGCTCAAAGGGATTGTTGAGGATGTGCTTGCCTGGTTGGGACCATGAAGAGTTTGCTGAGATGGTGTGGCAAAGGGTGGTCCAGCTACGGCAAGAGATGGTGTTTAATCAGGAAAGCCTACTCTTGAGTGTTGAGTGGGCTAGTTCTGAAGACGGTGCCTATCTGGTTGGGAGCGATATTGGTTGTATCTTGCAAGAAGATCTCCTAGAGGAAATCATAGCTGACTTCTTGGGGGTGGCTAAATCCACCAAGCTCTGTGGCTAG